From the Onychostoma macrolepis isolate SWU-2019 chromosome 13, ASM1243209v1, whole genome shotgun sequence genome, the window ATGACCAGGATCTCATCTGACTGACTCCTGCAGGAAGTAGAACTGATTGTTTTAGCTAGGCTTCTTCTCCTCACCTcagtctcaaactgtgctccaAACATATCCACCGGCTGATCACTTGCCAGGGCAGGCTTCTGCTTTTCCACCCACTCTCTGAAGCAGAACGGTGCCATCACCTTCATTGTGTTGAGTGGGTATGGGGTTGGCTTGATGGGTTCATCTGCAAAGATTAAACAGTTACTGAATGAAcagaattattaaatataagaaCTATATACAAGTAAGCTCAGCATACTGCTGCTGTTTGAAATCTGTTCTgattcattttgggtgaactgtgccTTTAAAGTATCATGTGAGTGAGTTCTGATACTGACATTCCTTATAATTACACAAATCCTTCAGCTATAGAGAAGATCAAATAATTTATACAGAAGACCCCTGAACAACAGCACTAAACAGTAATGGCATGTTAAATGTAAGGGTATTTCACCTCGTTTCATCATGCAACAGTAAAGTGAACAACTGCATTTACCTGGATCAGGCTTTCCTGTTTTATTCTGTTTGGAATCCATAAACCTGACATATACAAATGCAACTCATTATTTGTATGTACATGCATATGCACACaaaacgtctcggttacataggcaaccctcgttccctgaaggagggaacggagacgtacgTCGGACTGACCGACGAATAGGAATCTCGCTAGAGAGGCCAATCTACTTTGAGTGTAACtaaaacgagccaatgcacattggcatgcaatCATATGCAGCAGCTGCTCACCTCGCAGCGTGGGTATATAATGAGCAGCAGGTGCGTTGCATCTTTaggttttcgctgaggagccgaatAGGTAAGGCGGCAGCATCAGCGGGGTCCAgcgactgtggcgacgggacgtacgtctccgttccctccttcagggaacaagggttacctatgtaaccgagacgttcccattcagtcggtcacgttcgacgtacgtcggactgaccgacgaataggaatccctaccaaagcgccacaggagctgccccctTCCAGCGCTCTGTAGCCAGCCCCCTGTACCCCCTTGCTTAAGACGGTGGGACAGGGCAACCACAGAGAGTGTCGATCACTGCTGTTCCCCAAAACCCATTCAGTGAGACTTTGGAACACTGGGAAAGCGTACCCTTTCACTGGAAAGGAACGCTGCGGAAGCCACATCCTTCCCCGAAGGAGTTATGTGGAGAAGTACATATGGACTAACCCCGTAGGGCTGTACTACATATGGAAGTACTGGGGTGACTCCAACCTAACGAGAGGTGGGTTCTCCCAGAGGGAAAGACACGGGTTTCTTTAGGAACAGCCTGTGGAAAACCCCATATGGGATCCCCGTAGGGTCACACATATGGAACCTAGCCTAAATCCGGCTCTCAAGGATACAGCGGAGTAAAGGCCTGGCGCCGGACACTCCGCCACGTCCGGCTGCCGAAGGTGATCGGAGGACTCAACAGGGTCTGCCTTATAGGGACTCTCTGGAGCAATAAGCGTATGTAACGCAGCAAGCCGACACTAAGCTGGGACCTCTCCGTGCCTCTGACCTGAGGTGAGAACACGTGAGGAGACTGGCTCGACACGaaggctataaaacctagcgaacgtgttaggtgttgcccagcccgcagctctacaaatatctgtcagcgaggcgccacgagccagcgcccaggaggaTGCCACGCCTCTCGTGGAGTGGGCATGCAACCTGAGCGGGCAGGGCACGCCTTGTGCTTGGTAAGCCAAGGCGATGgcctccactatccagtgggccatcctctgcttggagacagcctttcccttctgctggcctccgtaacagacaaagagctggtctgaggtcctgaggcTTCGAGTTCTGTCTATGTACAGTCGTAAGGCACGAACTGGATAGAGCAAAGccagggctgggtctgcctcctccgggggcagcgcttgcaggctcACTACCTgatccctgaagggagtggtaggaaccttgggcacatagccaggACGGGGTCTCAGTACCACGTGGTCGTCACCCGGCCCGAACTCTAGGCAcgattcgtcgaccgaaaatgcctgcaggtcccctaccctcttgatggaggccAATGCAACCAGCAACAAAGTCTTCATAGACAGAATCTTTAAGTCTgctgactgcaaaggctcgaagggAGCAATCTGGAGTGCTCAAGCACCAGAGCAAGGTCCCAAGAGGGTATGGAGGAGGTCGAGGAGGATTTAACCGTCTCGCCCCCCTAAGGAACCTGACGACCAGGTCGTGCTTACCCACAGACTTACCATCGATGAGGTCGTGGCATGCGGAAATAGCCGCAGCATGAACTTTGAGGGGGGAGGggggacagcctacgctccaacccttgcTGCAAGAAGGAAAGCACGACACCGATCGAACATCTTCGGGGGTCTTCTCGGCGAGAAGCACACCactcgacgaacaggttccacttcaaggcgtaagcACGTCTCGTAGACGGTGCACGTGCTGAAGCGATGGTGTTAAGTACCTCAGAGGGTaagtcacctagaacctccgcgtcccgtccagggaccagacatggagtttccagaggtctggacgcgggtgccaaagggtgccccgtctctgagaaagcagatccttcctcagaggaattcgccagggaggggctgtcgcaAGGAGCGTGAGCTCTGGGAACCAGGTCCGGTTGGGCCAATAGGGCGCAACtagcaggacctgctcctcgtcctccctgacttTGCACAAGGACTGCGCAAGTAGGCTCACTGAGGGAAACGCATATTTGCGAAGGCCCCGGGGCctgctgtgtgccagtgcatctgTCCCCCCGGACAGGGAGTAGAGCAACTGGTAGTGAGAGGTTTCTGGcgaggcaaacaggtctacctgagcctCAACGAACTCTccccaaatcagctggaccacCTGGGGATGGAGTCGTCACTCTCCCGGTAGCGCAGCTCGTGAGAGCTCGCCGGCCGCACGGTTGAGCACACCAGGGACATGAATGGCGCGaagcgacctcagatgcttctgactccagaggaggagatggcgggcgagttgcgacatgcgacgggagcgcAAACCCCCTTGATGGTTGATgtacgcaacggtcgcagtgttgtccgtccGGATCAGCACATGTTTGCCCCGTAACGGCCCCTTCAGGCGGTTCAGGGCAAGGTGTACTGCTagcaactcgaggcagttgACATGCCAATGCAGTTGGGGGCCcgtccacacccctgacactgcCTGCCCATTGTACGTGGCACCCCAGCCGGTGGCAGAGGCATCCGTGAAGATCACGGCATGCCGGGACACCTGCTctaggggcactcctgcccgaaggaaCAAGGGGTCTGACCACGGGTTGAAGGCTTGGCGGCATTCCAGAGTGATTGCCACTCGGTACGTGCCACGTTGCCACACCCGTCTCGGGACTCGGCCGTgaagccagtgctgaagcggtctcatatgaagcaagcCGAGCGGGGTTACTGCCGCTGCagctgccatatgccccaggagcctctgaaaaagtttcagtgggaccgctgTCCTGCCCCTGAATGTATTCAGGCAGTTCAacaccgactgagcacgttcctcTGTGAGGCGTGCTGACAGTtcgaccgaatccaactccataccGAGAAAAGCGATCCTCTGCACTGGggcgagtttgctcttttcccagttgacctgaaggcccaactggctgaggtgacTGAGCACCAAATCCCTGTGTTCGCACAACTGCTCCCGAGACGGAGCAAGAATGAGCCAGTCGTCAAGATAGTTGAGGATGTGAACACCCTGTTCTCTCATGGGAACAAGGGCCCCCTCCACGACCTTCGTGAAGACGCGGGGAGACAGGGccagcccgaagggcaggaccttgtactgatacgCTCGACCCTCGAACGCAAAGCGCAGAAACGGCCTGTGTCGAGGAAGAAtagagacatgaaagtacgcgtccttcaggtcgatcgctgcaaaccaatctcgGGGACGGATGCACTCGAAAATGCGTTTCTGCATGAGCATTTTGAACGGTAGCTTGTGAAGACTCTGATTCAAAACTCGCAGGTCCAAgatcggtcgtaacccaccgctcttcttgggtacaatgaagtaggggctgtaaaaccctgacctcatatcggctggagggaccggctctatcgcgtccttcgccagTAGGACTACGATCTCTGCACGCAAGACATAGGCATCGACAGCTTTCACTGCAGTGAAGTGGACACCTCTGAACTTGGGGGGATGCCGGGCGAACGGAATCGCATAGCCGAGCCTGATGGTCCGAATGAGCCAGcgagacggactggggagcACTAACCAGGCTCGCAGAGACCGTGCAAGCGGGACCAAGGGGACCGTAGGCGTACCCGCagtggggcagcgaggtggaacGCAGGGACGCGGCCCGTAGTGAGTCTGAGTGTGCTGTGCAACATTTACCTGGTTCCACGGTCGGACAGGGGGTGCAGGAGAGGCTTGGGTGACCTTCTCGAACTGCGCGCTGCTGTCCGCTGGCGACAGAAGAGGTGGATAAGAGTGGAGAGGTTTTACTTCTCCCACTACTCTCCGAGCCCTCTTCGGACCCGGAGATGATggaaactgctcttttattgaaaatttgGGTACCTCTGACCGTTGGTCACTAGTGCCACTGCTCGCAGCAACCCTCTGAGGAGGACTGGAACGAGGCAGCGGCACTGGGACTCCGCCCCTTTGCAGGAACTGGAGTCTCGACTGCAACTCCAAGATGGTCATCCTCCCACAATGGGTACAAGACTCATCCACAAACGCTGCCTCAGCGTGCGCTAAGCCCAGGCACGCGATGCAACGCTCGTGACCATCCCTCGGCGCCAGGTAACGACCGCACCCAGAAACACACAAGTAGAATGTCAACTTTAAAAAGACGCAAGCTCTACTTGTGTAAGCTCTTTTAGGGACTTTACTCTTTTAATcagtgctgaagcacgcagggaAACGGCCGCGGCAACACGGACAGGGATTTTGTGCAGCCTGTCGTGTGCGCTCTCTCTCCGACGCTCTCTAACCAGCCGTAAAAAcgagaaaaaaaggaaaaaatggaGAGGATTCGACCCCGCTGCTGTGCTGTACGCCCGCACTTCCACATCCAAAGAGATCGTCCTGCAGAGACTCGTCTTTCTACACTTCCTAAACTAAAGATGCAACGCACCTGCTGCTCATTATATACCCGCGCTGCGAGGTGAGCAGCTGCTGCATATGattgcatgccaatgtgcattggctcgttttagttacactcgaagtagaTTGGCCTCTCTAGCGAGATTCCTATTCGTCGGTCAGTCCGACGTACGTCGAACGTGACCGACTGAATGGGAACTGAGAAGACTGAGATACCCCATGTATTTTAATGCCTAATTATAGTGACTGCAtctaacaaatatatttttttctagaattcgttacacattttaaattcattataaGGTATCCGGCTTCAGGCACACCCCTATAAAAGTGCATATTTGCTATATGTAAATTATGAGGGAAACAGAAATAcatgtaaattacatttaccACCATATTTGGTTTTGTCCAGATACAAATGCAGATACAAACCATTTTGCCATCTGTATTTGGATAAAGgctaaaatattgataaaatatttatatacatttgtataaAAATGTGGTAAATAAATTGACATGCAATTTAAATgccaacgtgtgtgtgtgtgtgtgtgtgtgttttatatatatatatatatatatatatatatatatatcaaagaatcaattcaaaatcaattcaaatactggagtaatggctgctgaaaattcagaattacttttaaaatgtataaatatattgtattcaaatgcaatgtaaaatttaaattaaaaactaataaaatagttaacaatattaccatttttactgtatttttgattaaacataAAAAGTTAATCTCCACAAAACATGAGGGTTAAAAGCAAATACTAGACTTACTCTTTGATGATGGGAACAAGTTGGGTTCCCAGGTTCTCACAGTAGAACCAACGTTCAAACAAGACATCTGTACTATTATCCACAAAGTATCTAAAGAAGGGAAATGAAACCATCTTTTataacaaacacacatttttgtaATCTTTTATTTAGTGCtgccaaatgattaatcacgattaatcgcatccaaaataagtttttgttcacataatatatgtgcgtgtactgtgtatatttattatgtctatttaaatacacacacatacatgttaatatttaagaaaaaattttatggttatatattaaatatatttatctgtaatataaatatatacatgtaaatattttcaaaatactgtgtgtgtgtgtgtgtgtgtgtgtgtgtgtgtgtgtgtatttatatatacataaatatacacagtatacacacacattatgtaaacaaaaacttttattttggatgcgattaatcacgattaatcgtttgacagcactacttttaTTCCACAATCTAGTAGCATCTAATAGCATTGTGGTCCAGGTAAATGTACAGTATCATCAACAGGCAAGTGTATGATCTTGAGGTAATTGATCCCAATGCGTGATGGAGTTTACTTGAGAGTATGGTTAGTGGACAGGCAGACATAATGTAGGATGGATGTGTCTGGAAGAAGTGTCCCATGGTACCTGAGGCCATCTGTCTCTGAGTGAAGCCTCCTCCTCTCCACGACCAGCCCTACTGTGTTTGCGTATCTCTGAGGAGAGTGGGGAATCCTTGCTGGAAGCAGGAACATCTGAGAATAGCAGCAACATATAAAACGTCTTTATAGAATTAAATGGCTTGACATGAATACAGTCTGTCAGACAAACAGCAGAGCTATTTCAGACATAGCACAACCTGAGACAAATCTTACCTCTCCTTCTCGAATGTGTATGTCTTTATGCTTGCCGTTCTCTATCACTTTCAAAACCATGTCGCCCCTCACCTGGAAAAAGAGCTGCGACACAAAGGCAAATAAAAAAGGAAGTCAGTGAGAGGAATATTAGAGTTCTGTGAACTGGATAACATTTTTTAGCTTTCCTCGTTTGCCTTTGTTTGAAATCATCAGCCTTGTAACTGTGACCTGTATTACAAATGTAGTGCTGTTGTGTCAGAAACTCTTTTTCTGCAAGTCTGATTTCATTTATAGCCTTGGAATGAAACTTCGTGCTAGATGGGGCTTGTTTCTTCATCCAGAGAAAATCTATATCATTCAACCCTGTGAACTGTATCTGATTTAACAGTTTTACTGTTAAACCTTCACAAAGCTTAAATTACACTCAACAGAAGACTTATGTAAGATATTGTGCCTCAAAAGTAAACTCTCATCATGTGCGGAACATCTAGAGCGAATAAAGCCATGACTTGGATGGTTTGCACTGACCTCTAGTGACCGAGATTAAAACATTAACCAATTAACAGAGACCTGGCTGGCTCACCAAACTAAACTAGGTCATTTTTTAAAGGTGTTTTATTGTGAGATGTTCAGCAAGAGTCAATGCTATTAACTTCCTGCTGTCGTTTGATTTGGAAATTTGCCACTGtaaaggtgctatataaatgaTTTCTGCCACTGAAATAGGTgtcatttacacatttaaatgtattcatttagcagatgcttttatccaaagtgacttgcaAATAAGAAATGCAACTTATCCCAGGAGACATGAGAAATGCTGCAATTTAAAGTTTCAAAATTGCTCACAGAAGTACAGAGCAGAGATGAAAGTGAGGGACAATAgtggaaaaaagaaataaagaaaagaaaaaaaaactttttaaataaataggtTAAGGTTGTCTTGAGATATTATAGCCtacttttctaaataaataaatattttgtactgtgttttttttggtaacactttacttgaaggggtgtgcataagactgacatgacaccttcataatcatgacatgacacatgtcatgaatatgaaggaggttttatgcatgtttatgacaactgtcattaagtgtcattcgctcagttatgtcatttttaatgcaaagatgatATTATTTGACCTACCCCTACCCCTACCCTTACCCCTAACCCTAGcccataacaaagacatctcaagcaatgtcatctttgcattaactgagcgaatgacacttaatgacagttgtcataaacatgcataaaaacccttcataatcatgacatgtgttatgcacaccccttcaagtaaagtgtaaccgtttttttttttttttttgccccttAAAACTATAGAAAATCAGAAATGCTTTCTGTTTGTAAATCATTTTGTGTGCTGATATCGTATTGGCTGACATGTCATTGGAGGGCGGGGCTTTGGAGAAATGATGTGTGGGCAGAGTTATCAAAATGCTGAAATTTAACAAAATGATTGACAACATAATATTACACCATAATCAGCATCTAGTATGTATTTTACTTTATTGGTGGCATTATCTCTCAAGTTGCCATGTTTGCTTTTCTTGGCAAATACCTGTTGTAAAGCTATTCTAAAACTTTAATACggctaaaaaaaaactttcagttCACTGAGTGTTGTAgccaaaaactataatattatgAAAGACAATACAGTGTGAGCGACTCAAACATGCTCTCAGAAAGAACAGGGAATTGCATCATCACAAAGACTTTGTCCCCATGCAAAGTGTATTTGGAAAACTACTGCAGTCCATGTACTGCAATATAAGCTTTTCGGTTTGTGGTGTGAATCCCAAAGAATAACTAACAAGTTGAGAGCTTCAAAGCAGGTGCAGAAAATCACGCTGTCAATATTAGATCAACTTTAATTATTAGTTATGCGCTCTTGtcctttttctcttcttttcctGGAAAATCTAATCCCACAGCTGCTGAGTCTAAAGCACTAACCTTTTGTGAAGATCATGGCTAATTCTGATCTTATCACCTGTTAGCCTTCTCGGGTCTGAATCCCAGAATGCAGtgcatttaatcaaaataaaaaagcaagtCAGCTAGTCTTAAATGGACATGTCAtgttaatttgtaatattatctCACACAAAAAGCACCTCACCTCTTCCCCTTCCTCAATGTGATAATCCTTCCTTACATTTGGACCACCAACATACATAATATTCAGCTGATAAAAGAACCTAAAACACAATGTAAAGACAAGGCTTATCTTTTTTATTAATGTGAATATATAAGGAatgcttttatttgtttatgaaaGATCATTTTAACTCACTTACATTAATTTGTTGCATACAGGTGGTAGAAATGAACTCTCATTTTCAGCAATCCACTTGTCAGTGTTGACATGAAGAGACTGGTTGGTCATTTTTCACAAATTTCAGAATCAGCAAGACGCTTGCAATAATCTGTCCGAGAAGGCAAACACTTTCTCAGTGTTGGTTTACTGCATCAGGGAATTCGTGACAAACTACCTTTGAGTTATTGAACAATGGGGGCGGTGCTCATACATAGGCCTACAATATGTGACCGTGAGGTTGAAATCCATCTTTACACAGCAGTAACCTATTAGTGCTGACACTGCAGCATAAACCTGCATTTCAATATAGAGACTACTGATTTACAGGGTTTTGTGTGGAGTAAGTTCTGCATTTGCATGTAAATGACTCAGTTCTGATGGTCCAGCAGGTTCTTGACCTGCTTCACCAGTCCATCTTAAGTTCAATACACTGAGACCCTGagataaactaaataataaaataaaattttgattttgattttggtCCTAAGATATGGTCCAaaattaaatgcacatttaatgtAACTTATAATGCAAAACTAattcatttattatgtaaaacattcataataacatatttaaatacagcATTCAAACAGATATTCTCAGATATTAAGGTTGTGtgtcagataaaaaaaaaaatttaaaaaaggaaaaaaaaataaacagaattaattttgtcactaaattaaaaactaaattaaactaaactattGCAGGTTAAATGAGATTATTTCATTCTCAAAACTATGAACAAGATTAAAggatgaatgagtgaatgaatgaatggcttTGTGAAATTTTAGAGGTTCTGCAGAAAGAAGGCAGAAGtttttgtgctgttttgtttggaCCATCAGAGcctaaaaaagcattttttatggCTGGACTTTTGTGAGAATGTAGCAAGCAATTGAGTCTATTTATGGCTGCAGCATCCTGACGATGTTTGGATGATGCAGTAGCACAACTCTTGCACTATTTCATCCTGTAGCTCGTCTCGGTGGAGTTTAATGAGCTGTTTAAAACAATTTCCTTACtatcaaaatatcataaaaaaaacaacaacaaaaaacaatcgCTCATAAACCAGAAGACACATTCAATAcgaaaaagtgaaagtgaaattGTCTCCCTCAGTAACCTTATACATAACCTCTTGTAAACAGAAACTGTTGTAATCTTCAGATTCTTACTCTattgaaatcaataaaatgaatttgtGAATACCAGTACCACATATTAATGCTTTAAcacattattaattattcagaGTTGACAAATCGTTCTTTGTTTTTCTCCTACAGTATTTCTGTAAATCTCCATTGAAATCCATAATTTTAAGCATAAgcaataaatatagaaatatattgtTCAAATATTGTAATTGTGACCACAGTGTCAAAATTATATATCTTAAATGtgaacattttataaacttACCAGACTGAAGGTAAAGTTATAGCGCTGGATACAAATAGGAAGTGTTATGATACACTCTATTCACTTTATTCCTCATTTATCATTAATCATCTGCAGAGAATGCGTAAAGTTTGTTAGTCATCTTACATCGAACTTCACGTGTGCCTTGCTAGAAGACAGAAAGTACAGAAATGCAAAGTACAGATCTTAGATTAAAGATTTTATGCTGGAAGTACATGCAGAGAGTCATAGTGTTAAAAAACCCAAGAAGCGATTTCTGCCAAGAgcaacacaaacaaatgaagcttcatgatttattcatttatttatatactctGTATGTTATATACAAGCAGTcctaaaaacacacatttggtAATTTTCACTTCAATGTATGCATCACATGTGCATCTTGTGGTTGTAGTTTAGAGATACTGTATGAACACAGATTTGATGGCCTTGTCACCATGACTTTTCTGTAAACTGAAAGGCTAACCACTTCTCCTTTTGCCACAATAGGCAAAATATTGCTATAGTTGATTTTTACTCTGGCTTCCCTGAGATCTCTAAATGACTGACTGATATTGATCCACTGAGAAAAGTGAGAGGTTTCAAACAGAATAGCAAGTCAAATGAAGTGTAAATCATACAAAACGCAACTAAAATGGGAAAGAAATAGTTTGCTCGTTGACCAACACATGCATGATACTTTTCACATTGTCACAATTTATACAGATATATTACTTTATCTCAGTGTTTATGCACTGCTCCAAATGCTTTCAGAATTATTAGGATCCCTGAAACCTGAGAATTTACCAACATGGAAAAGCaagaaactaaacaaaaatagagAGGCTGGTAACACACAAATAGAGATGTGTTTATATTCGAAAAAATGAGGAAGAAGCCAGTTAAAATCGGAAGAGAGCAGAAAgggcacaaaaataaatatgcatgccAAATAAATAGGACATTTATTCAGAGCTCACAACAATAGCTGCGGTTTCAGAATGCAGGGTGTCTGGTGGAAGAGGAGAAGCAGCGACGTAGGGAGTGTGCGTCAGTAGACATCGAAGAGTCAAAACTGGAAAGCATCCTGAAAAATAGCTTAAACTGAAATGAACCCACAGCCTACCAGAGTTATTTCTGTTGTCATGTTATTTCATCACTGCGGCTTTTTTGCAATGCACCATCACCCTGACAGCTCCTCTGCCCCATTATTTACTGGCTGCCTCAttcaattttatatacatataaaagaCCATCATACCTTCCTTCATTTTTGAAGTAGAATTAAAGAGATGGGTTTCAGCAAAGGTTTTAAAATtcacaatttatttgaaaatattcattttaaagtgGTTAAGACGATTGTCTGTTGAACATCTCTTTTTCTTGGGAAATGGTGATGTTTTATTTGTGGATCTGGACCAAATGGTTTGTTTGATAAGCCAATGTAATTTATAAGACCTTCATAGCAACCCCGAAGACCTTTTTCAGACAAATTAACAACGATTTAGACTTTAAATTCATAATGTAGCATATTTTTGGGTTTGACCGATTACTCGAGAAGTAAACAGGGTTGTATTAAAATGCGAGACAGGAATGTGACCTGATGGGCAGGCAGTGCATATAAAATACCTTATGTGACACTTGAGTGAGGCTAAACCTAGTTTGTCATTTTCTCATCCGGCAATATCGCAATATTGCCCTAGAATTACTCCCTCTTAGCTGCAGCTTTGGTGAAAACACTGAGAAACGTGTCAAAGGAAGAAAATATATAGAGGAACCTATAGAGGGAGCTATAGattattcataataatttcTGCCTACCTACAGCCTACTAAACGGAAGTGCACTGAACGGTACCGTACAACACACATGTTGTGTCACAAACTGTTTTGCTGAAAGTGTCCCTGAGTTACTAACCAAGTAATATATAAGTAGTATATGtgaggaaatttttatttttaattgttgggaCACAGAGGTGCATCGTAAAAACCCACTATTGTTCAGTATTAGATTCGTAACAGACACTTTTTTGTCACTGAAGCATAAACATATCTATTACAAATGTGAAATTGATAAAGTGCAGCTTGTTTCATATTATAATGGTGTTTTTTGTTAGAACAATCCCATGTTGTTGACAATCTGCCGTTAGCTCTCTTGCTAATCACTAGCACAAAATGCTAACGTTATATTCAGAGAGCACATGCTGCAACATTACTATCATTCAACACATCACATTTAATGCTTAACACTATCAAAAATCGATACAAATCATTTCAACTACCCTACTAAATCGATATAGTGTACTACTGCATCTGCATCTGTTTTCACTAACTTACACAAAAGGTAAAACACGTGAGACATTAAACAACTGGCTGTATGAAAAACGTAACGTTCAGTGGTAACATCAGAAGATCATTTTCGTCGGTCAATCAGTAAATACTGAAGTCGCGGTGGGAAAAAGGCATTTAGAAATGTGTACGATGTAGCATTGAGTGAATGTTCGAGCTTGAGGTCATATACACTATTGCAGCCAATGTGAGCGAAGCTCCAGTGGCGCAATCGGTTAGCGCGCGGTACTTATACAGCAGTACATTGCAGAGCCATGCcgaggttgtgagttcgagcCTCACCTGGAGCAGTGTTTTTGTGTTACTGCAAAAAATGCAACTTTCTGTTATTACA encodes:
- the haao gene encoding 3-hydroxyanthranilate 3,4-dioxygenase, whose amino-acid sequence is MTNQSLHVNTDKWIAENESSFLPPVCNKLMFFYQLNIMYVGGPNVRKDYHIEEGEELFFQVRGDMVLKVIENGKHKDIHIREGEMFLLPARIPHSPQRYANTVGLVVERRRLHSETDGLRYFVDNSTDVLFERWFYCENLGTQLVPIIKEFMDSKQNKTGKPDPDEPIKPTPYPLNTMKVMAPFCFREWVEKQKPALASDQPVDMFGAQFETETFLFGPGTSGTSRRKTDGWIWQLEGSSSVFMNGKEYNLSTGDCLLIFGETEYQWKRSQHCVALYVAQDPERKRPY